The genomic stretch AAAATTTAGTATTTAGGGTTGACATAGATGAGCTTGATATTGCTAAAATAAAAGTAGGACAAAAAGTAAATATAACAGTTGATGCTCTACCAGAGACACAGACAAACCCGCTGACAGGGAAAGTATCCAAAATCCCGCTTGAGGGAAAAACCCAGAACGGCGTTACAACATACTCTGTTACGATCTCAATTGACAACCCCAAGAACCTCAAGATTGGCATGAACGCAAATGCTGAGATAATAGTAAACCAGAAACAAGATGTTTTGATGGTGCCGCTTGAAGCTGTCCAGAAATTCGGCAACAGGTACTTTGTGTTTGTAAAAAGCTCAAGTCAAAATAGCACTCAAGAAGGGCAAACTGGCGGATTTTTCCCGCAGGGAGGTTTTGGAAATAATCAGCAAAGCTCTGCTCAAGGCTCACAAAACTGGCGACAAAGATGGCAGCAAGAAGGTAGCAGCACAGAAAATACGCAGCAGTCGACAAGCAGCCAGTCAAGAGGTTCATGGTCGCAAAATAGTCAAGGCACAGGTAGCTCTTCGCAGCTGCGAACAAGAAGGATGGCAAGTTTACTTAACAACAGTTACTACAAAGGCGCAGTTTTGCGACCTGTTGAGGTTGGTATAAACAATGACTCATACATCGAGATTGTAAGCGGACTTATCGAAGGCGATATCGTTGTCCTGCCACCGCTTTCTACAGGCTCAACAAGCACCCAGACGCAAACTCAGCAGGGCTTTAACATAATGGGCGGGTTTGGCGGACCAGGTGGTGGAATGCCAGGCGAGTTCAGACAGTTCAGACAAAACCAAAGCGGTACTGGCAGAACAAATCAGTCGTCTGGCTCTCAGGGAAGTAACACAAACAGGTAATAAAAAAAGAAGGTGAAAGCTTGCTATGATCGAACTTTATGATATCTACAAAATCTACAAAATGGGCGAAAATGAGGTGTATGCTTTAAACGGTATTAACCTAAAAATCAATGCTCACGAGTTTGTTGCAATAGTTGGACCATCCGGCTCAGGAAAATCAACTCTTATGAACATCATAGGCTGTCTTGACACACCAACATCTGGCACATACATACTGGATGGTCATGAAGTCAGCAGGCTCAACGACAACCAGCTTGCAGAGATTCGAAACAGCAAGATAGGCTTTGTGTTTCAAAACTTTAACTTAATACCCCAGCTCACAGCTCTTGAAAATGTTGAGCTTCCTTTAATCTACAAAGGTGTTCCGGCCTCTATGCGTCACAAGCTTGCAAAAGAAGCTCTTGCAAGGGTTAGCTTGGAACATAGAATGCACCACAGACCAAGAGAGCTATCTGGCGGTCAGCAGCAGAGAGTTGCAATTGCAAGGGCGCTTGTCACAAACCCAGCAATAATTCTTGCTGATGAGCCAACAGGAAACTTGGACTCAAAGTCAGGTGCTGAGATAATTCAAATATTTAAGGAACTTCATGCACAGGGTAGCACAATTGTTTTAATCACACACGACAACAACATAGCAGCTCAGGCAAGAAGAATTGTGCGGATTCAGGATGGTCAAATAATAGAAGACAAGGAGGTGAGCTGACAGGTGGCTCAGTTTGCTTTGGCTTTCAAGATGGCAATAAAGAGCATCCTTTCAAATAAGCTAAGGTCTTTTCTTACTATGCTTGGTGTTATCATTGGCATCTGGGCAGTGATTGCGGTTGTTGGGCTTGCCCAGGGAAGCACCAAAAGCATAACAGACAGGCTGCAAAGGCTTGGAACAAATCTCATTCAAATAAACATCACTGGAAGAAACAGTAACAGGAACGTCACATATGAAGAGCTTCAGCAGTTTGCCGAGCAGCACCAAGACGACATTGAGGCAATAGCTCCAACTGTATCGAGCTCTGTCACGCTCAAGTATGGAACAAACACCCACGATACAACCCTGGTTGGAACAACAGCAGACTACAGCACTGTCAGAGACGTCAACGTCAGCAGCGGAAGGTTTATTTTGCCAATTGATGTGGACTATCGTCAAAAGGTTGCGCTTGTTGGGACGTACATCGT from Caldicellulosiruptor kronotskyensis 2002 encodes the following:
- a CDS encoding ABC transporter ATP-binding protein gives rise to the protein MIELYDIYKIYKMGENEVYALNGINLKINAHEFVAIVGPSGSGKSTLMNIIGCLDTPTSGTYILDGHEVSRLNDNQLAEIRNSKIGFVFQNFNLIPQLTALENVELPLIYKGVPASMRHKLAKEALARVSLEHRMHHRPRELSGGQQQRVAIARALVTNPAIILADEPTGNLDSKSGAEIIQIFKELHAQGSTIVLITHDNNIAAQARRIVRIQDGQIIEDKEVS